The proteins below are encoded in one region of Sphingobium yanoikuyae:
- a CDS encoding alpha-D-glucose phosphate-specific phosphoglucomutase has translation MIQTVATTPFDDQKPGTSGLRKKVRVFQQPHYAENFIQSVFDSLDGFAGQTLVIGGDGRYLNREVIQIALRMAAANGFGRVLVGQGGILSTPAASHLIRSSGAFGGLVLSASHNPGGPDEDFGIKYNVSNGGPAPEKVTDAIHARTLTIDSYRILDAADVDIDTLGTSQLGAMTVEVVDPVAGYAALMESLFDFPAIRAMIAGGFTLAFDSMSAVTGPYATEIFEKRLGAPAGTVMNGTPLSDFGHHHPDPNLVHAKALYDRMMATNAPDFGAASDGDGDRNLIIGRHCYVTPSDSLAVLAANAHLAPGYAGGLKGIARSMPTSGAADRVAQKLGIPLYETPTGWKFFGNLLDAGMATICGEESAGTGSDHVREKDGIWAVLLWLNILAARQQSVADIMADHWVTYGRNYYARHDYEAIAKDKADALMAALRDTLASLPGTGNSGGTVKAADDFAYTDPTDQSVSKNQGVRILFEDGSRVVFRLSGTGTEGATLRVYIERYVGPDGDLALATGDALAPLVAAAQELADIAGYTGMDQPSVIT, from the coding sequence GTGATCCAGACCGTCGCGACCACGCCTTTCGACGACCAGAAGCCCGGCACATCGGGCCTGCGCAAGAAGGTTCGGGTCTTCCAGCAGCCCCATTATGCGGAAAATTTCATCCAGTCGGTGTTCGACAGCCTGGACGGCTTTGCGGGCCAGACCCTGGTGATCGGCGGCGATGGCCGCTATCTCAACCGCGAAGTCATCCAGATCGCGCTCAGAATGGCGGCGGCCAATGGTTTTGGCCGGGTGCTGGTTGGCCAGGGCGGTATCTTGTCGACCCCGGCCGCGTCGCACCTGATCCGATCGTCCGGCGCCTTTGGCGGCCTTGTTCTGTCGGCCAGTCATAATCCCGGCGGCCCGGACGAGGATTTCGGCATCAAATATAATGTGTCGAACGGCGGGCCAGCCCCGGAGAAGGTGACCGACGCGATCCATGCGCGGACCCTGACCATCGACAGCTATCGCATCCTCGATGCCGCCGACGTCGATATCGACACGCTCGGCACCAGCCAGTTGGGCGCCATGACCGTCGAGGTGGTCGATCCGGTCGCCGGCTATGCCGCGTTGATGGAAAGCCTGTTCGATTTCCCCGCGATCAGGGCGATGATCGCCGGTGGCTTCACCCTCGCCTTCGACTCGATGAGCGCGGTGACCGGCCCCTATGCGACCGAGATTTTCGAAAAGCGACTGGGCGCGCCGGCCGGCACGGTGATGAACGGCACCCCCCTGTCCGATTTCGGCCATCATCATCCCGACCCCAATCTGGTCCATGCCAAGGCGCTCTATGACCGGATGATGGCCACCAATGCGCCCGACTTCGGCGCTGCGTCGGACGGCGACGGCGACCGCAACCTGATCATCGGCCGCCATTGCTATGTGACCCCCTCGGACTCGCTCGCGGTGCTGGCCGCCAATGCCCATCTGGCGCCCGGCTATGCCGGTGGCCTGAAAGGCATCGCCCGCTCCATGCCGACCAGTGGCGCGGCCGACCGGGTGGCGCAGAAGCTGGGCATCCCGCTCTATGAGACACCGACCGGCTGGAAATTCTTCGGCAATCTGCTCGACGCCGGCATGGCGACGATCTGCGGCGAGGAAAGCGCCGGCACCGGGTCCGACCATGTGCGCGAGAAGGACGGCATCTGGGCGGTGCTGCTGTGGCTCAATATCCTCGCCGCGCGCCAGCAGAGCGTAGCCGACATCATGGCCGATCATTGGGTAACCTATGGCCGCAACTATTATGCCCGCCACGACTATGAAGCGATCGCCAAGGACAAGGCCGACGCGCTGATGGCGGCCCTGCGCGACACGCTCGCCAGCCTGCCCGGCACCGGCAACAGCGGCGGCACGGTGAAGGCGGCGGACGATTTTGCCTATACCGACCCGACCGACCAGTCGGTGAGCAAGAACCAGGGCGTGCGCATATTGTTCGAGGATGGATCGCGCGTCGTCTTCCGACTGTCGGGCACCGGCACCGAGGGCGCGACCCTGCGCGTCTATATCGAACGCTATGTCGGGCCGGACGGCGATCTGGCGCTGGCAACCGGCGATGCGCTGGCGCCGCTGGTGGCGGCGGCGCAGGAACTGGCCGACATCGCCGGCTATACAGGTATGGACCAGCCCAGCGTCATCACCTGA
- a CDS encoding DUF2490 domain-containing protein yields the protein MRFPSLAAALSLATLALPAQAATSEDEQLWVNLTAMGSIKDELVYFAEIQPRVGDGVSRIDQALFRGALGVKLSRDITLYQGYAHVVVPIEGGKDVNEERSFQQLSWTLSRPKDAEISSRTRLEQRWRSNGSDMGWRLREMLRVEHALKPGSDAVNALAYGEVFFALNDTDWGARKGFDQLRSFVGVEIGLPGASTMEVGYLNQLIDQGGSRQRVNHVASVTLFFRH from the coding sequence ATGCGTTTCCCGTCCCTTGCTGCAGCCCTGTCCCTTGCCACCCTCGCCCTGCCCGCCCAGGCCGCGACGAGCGAGGACGAGCAGCTCTGGGTCAATCTGACGGCGATGGGGTCGATCAAGGACGAGCTGGTCTATTTCGCGGAAATCCAGCCACGCGTCGGCGACGGCGTGTCGCGCATCGACCAGGCGCTGTTCCGCGGCGCGCTGGGCGTCAAATTGTCGCGCGACATCACCCTCTATCAGGGCTACGCCCATGTCGTCGTCCCGATCGAGGGTGGCAAGGACGTCAATGAGGAACGCAGTTTCCAGCAACTGAGCTGGACACTGTCGCGGCCCAAGGATGCCGAGATTTCCTCACGCACCCGGCTGGAGCAGCGCTGGCGCTCAAACGGCAGCGACATGGGCTGGCGCCTGCGCGAGATGCTGCGGGTGGAACATGCGCTCAAACCCGGCAGCGACGCGGTCAATGCGCTCGCCTATGGCGAGGTCTTCTTCGCCCTCAACGACACCGACTGGGGCGCCCGCAAGGGCTTCGACCAGTTACGCAGCTTCGTCGGCGTCGAGATCGGCCTACCGGGCGCGTCGACCATGGAAGTCGGCTACCTCAACCAGTTGATCGACCAGGGCGGCAGCCGCCAGCGCGTCAACCATGTCGCATCAGTGACGCTGTTCTTCCGCCACTGA
- the ychF gene encoding redox-regulated ATPase YchF, whose amino-acid sequence MGFRCGIVGLPNVGKSTLFNALTETQAAQAANYPFCTIEPNEGRVAVPDDRLQTIARIGGSAKIIETQLAFVDIAGLVRGASKGEGLGNQFLANIRETDAIVHVLRCFEDDDITHVEGKVDPIADAETVETELMLADLESLEKRVPNLLKKGAQGDKEAKAAASVLGQTLELLRDGKPARLTQPRDEEEARLFAQAQLLTAKPVLYVCNVEEGAAAEGNAFSARVFEKAAAENASAVIVSAAIEAELITMPVEERGEYLEALGLTEAGLARIIRAGYELLGLITFFTVGPKEARAWTVAKGSKAPQAAGAIHSDFEKGFIRAETMAYADYVQFNGEAGAKEAGKWRSEGKDYVTQDGDIMLFRFNV is encoded by the coding sequence ATGGGTTTTCGTTGCGGTATCGTCGGGCTTCCCAATGTGGGCAAGTCCACCCTGTTCAATGCGCTGACCGAGACGCAGGCAGCGCAGGCGGCGAATTATCCCTTCTGCACGATCGAGCCCAATGAGGGTCGCGTCGCCGTGCCTGACGATCGGTTGCAAACCATCGCCAGGATCGGCGGCAGCGCCAAGATCATCGAGACCCAGCTCGCCTTCGTCGACATTGCCGGCCTGGTGCGCGGCGCGTCGAAGGGCGAAGGGCTGGGCAACCAGTTCCTGGCCAACATCCGCGAGACCGATGCGATCGTCCACGTCCTGCGCTGTTTCGAGGATGACGACATCACCCATGTCGAGGGCAAGGTCGATCCGATCGCCGACGCCGAGACGGTCGAAACCGAACTGATGCTCGCCGACCTCGAAAGCCTCGAAAAGCGCGTTCCCAACCTGCTCAAGAAAGGCGCGCAGGGCGACAAGGAAGCCAAGGCCGCCGCATCGGTGCTGGGCCAGACGCTGGAACTGCTGCGCGACGGCAAGCCCGCCCGCCTGACCCAGCCGCGCGACGAGGAAGAAGCCCGCCTGTTCGCCCAGGCGCAGCTGCTGACCGCCAAGCCTGTCCTCTATGTCTGCAATGTCGAGGAAGGCGCCGCGGCCGAGGGCAACGCATTTTCCGCCCGCGTGTTCGAGAAAGCGGCGGCCGAAAATGCCAGCGCGGTCATCGTGTCGGCCGCGATCGAGGCTGAACTCATCACCATGCCGGTCGAGGAACGCGGCGAATATCTCGAAGCGCTGGGCCTGACCGAAGCCGGCCTCGCCCGCATCATCCGCGCTGGCTATGAGCTGCTTGGCCTCATCACCTTCTTCACTGTCGGCCCCAAGGAAGCCCGCGCCTGGACCGTAGCCAAGGGCAGCAAGGCCCCGCAGGCCGCCGGCGCCATCCACTCGGACTTCGAAAAGGGCTTCATCCGCGCCGAGACCATGGCCTATGCCGATTATGTCCAGTTCAATGGCGAAGCCGGCGCCAAGGAAGCAGGCAAGTGGCGCTCGGAAGGCAAGGATTATGTGACACAGGACGGCGACATCATGCTGTTCCGCTTCAACGTCTGA
- a CDS encoding DNA-deoxyinosine glycosylase, giving the protein MALRIGQRPAQRKAAFPPSVDAGTRLLILGSLPGDASIKQGEYYAHRGNAFWALMSDVLGEDLRSAPYAMKLKRLRARGVGLWDVIESADRDGSLDSSIRGAELRDLSAFLSRLPNLRAIAFNGKTAALHGRRQLGERSDLVMIDLPSSSGAYASLSRDSKRQAWSILAPYVDPT; this is encoded by the coding sequence ATGGCGCTGCGCATTGGCCAGCGGCCTGCGCAGCGCAAGGCCGCCTTCCCGCCCAGCGTGGACGCGGGAACGCGGCTGCTGATCCTGGGCAGCCTGCCCGGCGACGCCTCCATCAAACAGGGCGAATATTATGCCCATCGCGGCAATGCCTTCTGGGCATTGATGAGCGACGTTCTGGGCGAGGATCTGCGCAGCGCGCCCTATGCGATGAAGCTCAAGCGACTGCGCGCACGGGGCGTCGGCCTGTGGGATGTGATCGAAAGCGCCGATCGCGACGGCAGCCTGGACAGCAGCATCCGGGGCGCGGAACTGCGCGACCTCAGCGCCTTCCTGTCCCGCCTGCCCAATCTCCGCGCGATCGCCTTCAACGGCAAGACCGCCGCCCTACATGGCCGCCGACAATTGGGCGAAAGGTCCGATCTGGTGATGATCGATCTGCCCTCCTCCAGCGGCGCCTATGCCAGCCTGTCGCGTGATTCCAAGCGCCAAGCCTGGAGCATATTGGCACCCTATGTCGATCCGACATGA
- a CDS encoding ectonucleotide pyrophosphatase/phosphodiesterase, translating to MSARRLSLALALSVSTLLGACAPAQQHPASVAAAPAEQRAPVTILVSIDGFRPDYLTRGVSPNLNALAAGGTEASMRPSFPTKTFPNHWAIVTGDRPDRSGIVANNMEDDSRPKDKFTMASDDPYWWNEAEPIWITAEKQGVRTATMFWPGSNVAWGGNKASEWPYRISGGSRPSDWAQFNEAISPTQRVNGVLDVLRRPADIRPRFVTLYFDEVDTAGHVNGPAAPETTQAVADVDAHIGDLLAGLKALGQPANIVIVSDHGMAAKANDRVLPIDKIADPADYRVVEAGPYASLVANPGREKALEAALFKPRDHMQCWRKSDIPARFHYGTHRRIPPYFCLAETGWVFQNTTPTKPVTGGDHGWDDRAPEMQALFIANGPAFVSGFRPSADFTNVDVYPLLARLLGVTPVASDGNPAVLQGLVKP from the coding sequence ATGTCCGCCCGTCGCTTGTCGCTCGCACTTGCCCTGTCCGTTTCCACCCTGCTCGGCGCCTGCGCCCCGGCGCAGCAGCATCCCGCCAGCGTCGCCGCCGCGCCGGCTGAACAGCGCGCGCCGGTGACGATCCTGGTGTCGATCGACGGCTTCCGTCCCGATTATCTGACCCGCGGCGTTTCGCCCAACCTCAACGCGCTGGCGGCCGGCGGCACCGAAGCATCGATGCGCCCGTCCTTCCCGACCAAGACCTTCCCCAATCATTGGGCGATCGTGACCGGCGACCGGCCGGACCGCAGCGGCATCGTCGCCAATAATATGGAAGATGACAGCCGGCCCAAGGACAAGTTCACCATGGCCAGCGACGATCCCTATTGGTGGAACGAGGCCGAGCCGATCTGGATCACCGCCGAAAAGCAGGGCGTGCGCACCGCGACCATGTTCTGGCCCGGCTCCAACGTCGCCTGGGGCGGCAACAAGGCCAGCGAATGGCCCTACAGGATCAGCGGCGGATCGCGCCCGAGCGACTGGGCCCAGTTCAACGAGGCGATCAGCCCGACCCAGCGCGTCAACGGCGTGCTGGACGTGCTGCGCCGCCCGGCCGACATCCGCCCGCGCTTCGTCACCCTCTATTTCGACGAGGTCGACACCGCTGGCCATGTGAACGGCCCGGCCGCACCGGAAACCACCCAGGCAGTCGCAGACGTCGACGCCCATATCGGTGACCTCCTCGCCGGCCTCAAGGCGCTGGGCCAGCCGGCCAATATCGTCATCGTCTCCGACCATGGCATGGCCGCCAAGGCCAACGACCGGGTGCTGCCGATCGACAAGATCGCCGACCCGGCCGACTATCGCGTGGTGGAGGCCGGCCCCTATGCCAGCCTGGTCGCCAATCCCGGCCGCGAAAAGGCGCTGGAGGCCGCGCTGTTCAAGCCGCGCGACCATATGCAGTGCTGGCGCAAGAGCGACATCCCGGCGCGCTTCCACTATGGCACCCATCGCCGCATCCCGCCCTATTTCTGCCTGGCCGAAACCGGCTGGGTGTTCCAGAATACGACGCCGACCAAGCCGGTGACCGGCGGCGACCATGGCTGGGACGACCGCGCCCCCGAAATGCAGGCTTTGTTCATCGCCAACGGCCCGGCCTTCGTCAGCGGCTTCCGTCCCTCGGCCGATTTCACCAATGTCGACGTCTATCCGCTGCTCGCCCGCCTGCTGGGCGTGACGCCGGTGGCGAGCGATGGCAACCCGGCGGTGCTGCAGGGGCTGGTCAAGCCCTGA
- a CDS encoding alkaline phosphatase D family protein encodes MFTRRSLLSAAAIAPIVGAPAILHAQSWFAGYPFALGVTSGDPAPDGFVIWTKLAPRPFEPHGGMPMTPIPVKWEVAADDRFRTIVAGGEATARPELGHSVHVEVTGLQPDRPYWYRFALGNDQSTRGRARTLPLASASPKLLKFGVAGCQNYQDGLFTAFRHLAREDDLAFVYHYGDFIYEYSQRGPDYDKDGLPGPQVRDHIGQDCYDLADYRLRYAQYLSDYDLQAARCRHSWFPTFDDHEVANNWVGDIDAKGAPADAFRMRRAAGMQAWYEYMPVRAAMAPRSEMIGTMYRQARFGDLLSIDFLDTRTFRTDQPCGDNFKPACAEMAATQAQVISAEEEGWLARNLARRDAKWNCLAQQVMMMALDRRNSTDAAEPIYNMDTWAGYKVQRRRLLGRMKGLDNVVVLTGDEHQNFAGLLDDGTKPVAVEFVSTSISSGGDGSDLRPGSDIILKNNTQLKFINDQRGYLTCEVTPDAWTTRAMVMDQVSAPGGQIRTRATMTVPRGTPGLSIS; translated from the coding sequence ATGTTCACGCGCCGCTCGCTCCTCTCCGCCGCCGCCATCGCCCCGATCGTCGGCGCCCCCGCCATTCTCCACGCCCAAAGCTGGTTCGCCGGCTACCCCTTTGCACTGGGCGTAACATCGGGCGATCCGGCGCCCGACGGCTTCGTCATCTGGACCAAGCTGGCGCCGCGCCCGTTCGAGCCGCATGGCGGCATGCCGATGACGCCGATCCCGGTAAAATGGGAGGTCGCGGCCGATGATCGCTTCAGGACCATCGTTGCCGGCGGCGAAGCGACCGCCCGGCCCGAACTGGGCCATAGCGTCCATGTCGAAGTGACCGGCCTTCAGCCCGACCGGCCCTATTGGTATCGCTTTGCGCTCGGCAACGACCAGTCGACGCGTGGCCGCGCCCGCACCCTGCCGCTGGCGTCGGCCAGTCCCAAGCTGCTGAAATTCGGCGTCGCTGGCTGTCAGAATTATCAGGATGGCCTGTTCACCGCCTTCCGCCATCTGGCGCGCGAGGACGATCTCGCCTTCGTCTATCATTATGGCGACTTCATCTATGAATATAGCCAGCGCGGGCCGGACTATGACAAGGACGGCCTGCCCGGACCGCAGGTGCGCGACCATATCGGCCAGGATTGTTATGACCTTGCCGACTATCGCCTGCGCTACGCCCAATATCTGAGCGATTATGATCTGCAGGCGGCGCGTTGCCGCCATAGCTGGTTTCCGACCTTCGACGATCATGAGGTCGCCAACAACTGGGTCGGTGACATCGACGCCAAGGGCGCGCCGGCCGATGCCTTCCGCATGCGCCGCGCCGCCGGCATGCAGGCCTGGTATGAATATATGCCGGTCCGCGCGGCGATGGCGCCCCGCAGCGAGATGATCGGCACCATGTATCGCCAGGCGCGCTTCGGCGACCTGCTGTCGATCGACTTCCTCGACACCCGCACCTTCCGCACCGACCAGCCCTGCGGCGACAATTTCAAGCCGGCCTGCGCCGAAATGGCCGCCACCCAGGCACAGGTCATTTCCGCCGAGGAGGAAGGCTGGCTGGCCCGAAACCTTGCCCGCCGCGACGCCAAGTGGAACTGCCTGGCGCAGCAGGTGATGATGATGGCGCTCGACCGCCGCAACAGCACGGACGCGGCGGAGCCAATCTACAATATGGACACCTGGGCTGGCTACAAGGTGCAGCGCCGCCGGCTGCTCGGCCGCATGAAGGGGTTGGACAATGTCGTGGTCCTGACCGGCGACGAGCATCAGAATTTCGCCGGCCTGTTGGATGACGGCACAAAGCCGGTCGCGGTCGAGTTCGTGTCGACCTCCATCTCCTCGGGCGGCGACGGATCGGACCTTCGGCCGGGCAGCGACATCATCCTAAAGAACAACACGCAGCTCAAGTTCATCAACGACCAGCGCGGCTATCTGACCTGCGAGGTGACGCCGGACGCCTGGACGACGCGGGCGATGGTGATGGATCAGGTATCGGCGCCGGGCGGCCAGATCCGCACCCGCGCGACCATGACCGTTCCGCGCGGCACGCCGGGGCTGAGCATCAGCTGA
- a CDS encoding MaoC family dehydratase: MDDILYFEDIEIGDSFAFGPLTLSREETIAFAAEFDPQPFHLSDEAAATTHFRTLSASGWHTTALFMKMFVAEMQKQPGRQAASLGAMGVDELRWLRPVRPGDTLRGTNEVIDKKISQSRPEMGIVRNKVTLYNQKDEPVLTMCPIAMWRTRPA, from the coding sequence ATGGACGACATTCTCTATTTCGAGGATATCGAGATAGGCGACAGCTTCGCGTTCGGGCCGCTGACCCTGTCGCGGGAGGAAACGATCGCCTTTGCCGCGGAGTTCGATCCCCAGCCCTTCCATCTGTCCGACGAGGCTGCGGCTACCACCCATTTTCGCACCCTCTCGGCCAGCGGCTGGCACACCACCGCCCTGTTCATGAAGATGTTCGTCGCCGAAATGCAGAAGCAACCCGGACGCCAGGCGGCCAGCCTGGGCGCGATGGGCGTCGATGAACTGCGCTGGCTGCGCCCGGTCCGCCCCGGCGACACGTTGCGCGGCACCAATGAGGTGATCGACAAGAAGATTTCGCAGAGCCGCCCGGAAATGGGCATCGTCCGCAACAAGGTGACGCTCTACAACCAGAAGGACGAACCCGTGCTGACCATGTGCCCGATCGCCATGTGGCGGACGCGGCCGGCCTGA
- a CDS encoding LysE family translocator, translating to MPSAAHLAAFALISLGMVLTPGPNMIYLISRSISQGRAAGMVSLLGVACGFLFYMVAAAFGITALLMAVPFAYDALRLGGALYLLWLAWNAVRPGGRSPFQVKQLPLDGPRKLFAMGLLTNLLNPKVAMIYLSLLPQFVDPARGHVLGQSLILGATQIVISLSVNAIIACLAGSIAGFLGTRPRWLTIQRWLMGTVLGGLAVRMAVER from the coding sequence ATGCCCAGCGCCGCGCATCTTGCCGCCTTCGCCCTCATCTCGCTCGGCATGGTGCTGACGCCGGGTCCGAACATGATCTATCTGATCTCGCGCTCGATCAGCCAGGGCCGCGCCGCCGGCATGGTCTCGCTGCTCGGCGTCGCCTGCGGCTTCCTCTTCTACATGGTCGCCGCCGCCTTCGGCATCACCGCGCTACTGATGGCGGTGCCCTTCGCGTATGACGCGCTGCGCCTGGGCGGCGCGCTATATCTGCTGTGGCTCGCCTGGAATGCGGTGCGGCCCGGCGGCCGCTCGCCCTTTCAGGTGAAGCAATTGCCGCTCGATGGCCCGCGCAAGCTGTTCGCCATGGGGCTGCTGACCAATCTGCTCAATCCCAAGGTAGCGATGATCTATCTCTCGCTGCTGCCCCAGTTCGTCGATCCGGCGCGCGGCCATGTGCTGGGCCAGTCGCTGATCCTGGGCGCGACCCAGATCGTCATCAGCCTGTCGGTCAATGCGATCATCGCCTGCCTGGCCGGATCGATCGCCGGCTTCCTCGGCACCCGGCCGCGCTGGCTCACGATCCAGCGCTGGCTGATGGGCACGGTGCTGGGCGGCCTCGCCGTGCGGATGGCAGTGGAACGCTAG
- a CDS encoding MOSC domain-containing protein codes for MTQPFMTIDALLIGMPRPFRDDEHSAIGKQPVVGPIRINWLGFAGDGVADTVHHGGWDKAIHLYPQDHYGWWRDRKPDHPLLDAPGAFGENIASRGMTESDICLGDRFSLGSAVVEVSHGRQPCWKLDHRFGARDVMATIVKTARCGIYFRVIREGEAEAGTQMTLLERPLPDWSIDRVFRLLIGGGHKADPYAVRALADMPQLAEAWRERARKLAA; via the coding sequence ATGACCCAGCCTTTCATGACCATCGACGCGCTGCTGATCGGCATGCCCCGGCCCTTTCGCGATGACGAGCATAGCGCCATCGGCAAGCAGCCGGTCGTCGGCCCGATCCGCATCAACTGGCTGGGGTTCGCGGGCGACGGGGTGGCCGATACCGTTCATCATGGCGGCTGGGACAAGGCGATCCATCTCTATCCGCAGGACCATTATGGCTGGTGGCGCGATCGCAAGCCCGATCATCCGCTGCTCGATGCGCCCGGCGCCTTTGGCGAGAATATCGCCAGCCGTGGCATGACCGAAAGCGACATCTGCCTGGGCGATCGGTTCAGCCTGGGCAGTGCGGTGGTGGAGGTGAGCCATGGCCGCCAGCCCTGCTGGAAGCTCGACCATCGTTTCGGTGCCCGCGACGTGATGGCGACGATCGTCAAGACCGCGCGCTGCGGCATCTATTTCCGGGTAATCCGCGAAGGTGAGGCGGAGGCCGGCACACAGATGACATTGCTGGAGCGGCCCTTGCCCGACTGGAGCATCGATCGGGTGTTTCGCCTGCTGATCGGTGGCGGCCACAAGGCCGATCCCTATGCGGTGCGTGCGCTGGCCGACATGCCGCAACTGGCCGAAGCCTGGCGGGAACGGGCGCGCAAGTTGGCGGCGTGA
- a CDS encoding DUF2945 domain-containing protein — translation MAERFRKGTRVRWNWGQGVGRGRIAERFERHVERMIAGSLIRRNGSTRDPAYLVQTDKGDLVLKLGSELSPA, via the coding sequence ATGGCCGAGAGATTCCGTAAGGGAACACGGGTCAGGTGGAATTGGGGGCAGGGTGTCGGCCGGGGACGGATCGCCGAGCGGTTCGAGCGGCATGTGGAGCGGATGATCGCTGGCTCGCTCATCCGTCGTAACGGGTCTACCCGCGATCCCGCCTATCTGGTCCAGACCGACAAGGGCGACCTGGTGCTCAAGCTGGGATCGGAACTGAGCCCCGCCTGA
- a CDS encoding glycosyltransferase family 4 protein, producing the protein MDVTGLRVALFSGNYNYVRDGANQALNRFVGYLLRQGAQVRVYAPTTDTPAFPPTGDLVSAPSIPVPGRPEYRIPTRLSRALRRDLKAFAPNMIHLSSPDPLGHRALTWARDHDLPAVASVHTRFETYPRYYGLAFLEPAIEGILRRFYRRCDAIVAPSESMAQLLREQRMSYDVGIWTRGIDREIFTPQRRDLDWRRSLGFADDVPVIGFIGRQVMEKGLDVFSDTIDQLTARKVPHKVLVVGEGPAREWFQNRLPDAVFTGFQGGADLGRAVASMDMLFNPSVTETFGNVTLEAMACRLPTVAARATGSENLVQEGVTGRLIRPGAIGKFADALQIYCTDAAARASAGAAAEAQAEHFGWDQVNQALVDTYLRIIRQRAQGAKIRSSPVP; encoded by the coding sequence ATGGATGTTACCGGACTTCGTGTCGCGCTGTTCAGCGGCAATTATAATTATGTGCGCGATGGCGCGAACCAGGCGCTCAATCGCTTCGTCGGCTATCTGCTGCGTCAGGGTGCGCAGGTGCGCGTCTATGCCCCGACCACCGATACACCCGCCTTCCCGCCGACCGGCGACCTGGTCAGCGCGCCGTCCATTCCCGTGCCCGGCCGCCCGGAATATCGCATCCCTACTCGCCTGTCGCGCGCGCTGCGCCGTGACCTGAAGGCGTTCGCGCCCAACATGATCCATCTGTCGAGCCCCGATCCGCTCGGCCATCGGGCGCTGACCTGGGCGCGCGATCATGACCTGCCCGCCGTCGCTTCGGTCCACACCCGGTTCGAAACCTATCCGCGCTATTATGGCCTCGCCTTCCTGGAACCCGCGATCGAGGGCATTTTGCGCCGCTTCTACCGCCGCTGCGACGCCATCGTCGCCCCGTCGGAATCCATGGCCCAGTTGCTGCGCGAGCAGCGAATGAGCTATGATGTTGGCATCTGGACCCGTGGCATCGACCGCGAGATCTTCACCCCTCAGCGCCGCGATCTCGACTGGCGCCGCTCGCTCGGCTTTGCCGACGATGTGCCGGTGATCGGCTTCATTGGCCGTCAGGTGATGGAAAAGGGGCTGGACGTCTTTTCCGACACGATCGACCAGCTGACCGCACGCAAGGTGCCGCACAAGGTGCTGGTGGTTGGCGAAGGGCCGGCCCGCGAATGGTTCCAGAACCGCTTGCCCGATGCCGTCTTCACCGGCTTCCAGGGCGGGGCCGACCTGGGCCGCGCCGTCGCCAGCATGGACATGCTGTTCAACCCGTCGGTCACCGAGACGTTCGGCAATGTCACGCTGGAGGCGATGGCCTGCCGCCTGCCGACCGTCGCCGCCCGCGCCACCGGCAGCGAAAATCTGGTGCAGGAAGGCGTTACCGGCCGGCTGATCCGCCCCGGCGCCATCGGCAAGTTTGCCGATGCGCTGCAAATCTACTGCACTGACGCCGCCGCCCGCGCCAGCGCAGGCGCCGCCGCCGAGGCGCAGGCTGAACATTTCGGCTGGGACCAGGTGAACCAGGCGCTGGTCGACACCTATTTGCGGATCATCCGCCAGCGCGCCCAGGGTGCCAAGATCCGTTCCAGCCCTGTTCCCTGA